The Prevotella sp. E9-3 genome has a window encoding:
- a CDS encoding glycosyl hydrolase encodes MALSIIYMNAQPAPQWPEVKTEMKPGARWWWMGSAVDDANLNLLMKEYARTGIGTLEITPIYGVQGNENNERSYLSQSWMDALNTTQTYGQSLGVDIDMNGGTGWPFGGPWVKNNESAGKLVTKSETKTSDGTIPLSFDVKSPEGNSPLSKVMAYRQDGDQQVVEVTQFVEGTTLSWLAPAGEWLLLAVYNGHTGQMVKRAAPGGEGLVLDHYDADAVKNYLAHFDERFAATGAQWPHSFFNDSYEVYGADWTPKMFAEFEKYRGYKLEEHMDQLLGLGKRKDTGNQVLADYRQTLSDMLLNNFTRQWTYWAHSHNVTTRNQGHGSPGNLIDFYASVDIPEIEGFGITDFKIRGLRTDAGFTSQNLSDLATLKYASSAAHVAGKRLVSSETFTWLAEHFRVSLSQMKPELDLMFLSGVNHIFFHGTTYSPTEAAWPGWKFYASVDMSPTNSIWRDAPWLMQYATRCQSFLQMGQPDNDILVYAPFVDAMHKNTGANASRLQLFDINKLSQMMPSMVTAVNNIGAAGLDCDFISDELLLTTTFVNGQLQTAAGTRYKALVVPVSTNIPEPTKQHLDDLKAQGAVIVYDNTAAGIASLNIAGEQMRTDLGLRTIRRANDVGYHYFIANLSSEDISGWTSLSVPFAEVLHYNPLTGRISAAAVENGKVWLSLRSGESMILQTINHGVERGLIPQSTDQPFVEMAGIPIHSKWTLTFSDSTYSATPAQTYTLDTLSTWEHLDATTSSVMGTGVYETVFNVSPSLLAMANNGMCLDLGDVRESARVYVNNIFAGCAWSAPFKLDVTGMLHEGDNTLRIEVTNLPANRIRQMDIDGTQWRIFKDVNILDIVNGNTSQQGVTYNDWELVPSGLHSLVKLVPLRRLSDELSSRLISFVPNLTDSSPRLYHPCYQLTTPTGLPISQLEVTTTDGKAFSAYTLSDDHSQLVVMGDADGYILLKATDSAGNKSETYLTGKGLYLQQTAIDFTSDEAPLCGWQVMTKTAAIQGFDVTCNWCRAPGQNATKKAVLADGVTAQSESAIYYFYYPGYGMAVGDHAQLTIPAETDDVALLSYLVGSAEKATYNPTDSLLLSTRCEEGIQTIVMPLMSRKDFYLYRSLQVFRPYNSSLGVSPVVLSPAMETGSFYTLQGIRVSHPQRGLYIRNGRKIVVR; translated from the coding sequence ATGGCCTTGTCTATAATCTATATGAATGCACAGCCTGCCCCACAATGGCCTGAAGTGAAAACAGAAATGAAGCCTGGTGCCCGTTGGTGGTGGATGGGATCTGCTGTTGATGATGCAAACCTAAACCTTCTTATGAAAGAATATGCCCGCACAGGTATCGGAACATTGGAGATAACCCCTATCTACGGTGTTCAGGGTAATGAGAATAACGAGCGTAGCTATTTGTCTCAGTCATGGATGGATGCCTTGAACACCACGCAGACCTATGGCCAGTCATTAGGCGTTGACATAGATATGAACGGTGGTACGGGATGGCCTTTTGGAGGACCGTGGGTAAAAAACAATGAGAGTGCCGGAAAACTGGTGACAAAGAGTGAAACGAAAACTTCTGATGGTACTATCCCGCTTTCTTTCGATGTGAAAAGTCCCGAAGGCAATAGTCCTTTGTCAAAGGTGATGGCTTATCGGCAGGATGGCGACCAACAGGTGGTTGAAGTGACACAGTTCGTAGAGGGAACAACCCTTTCGTGGCTCGCTCCTGCAGGCGAATGGTTGCTGTTAGCTGTCTATAATGGTCATACTGGTCAGATGGTAAAACGGGCAGCTCCTGGGGGAGAGGGACTCGTGCTTGACCATTACGATGCCGATGCCGTGAAAAACTATCTTGCTCATTTCGATGAACGTTTTGCAGCAACGGGCGCACAGTGGCCGCACTCTTTCTTTAATGACTCCTATGAAGTGTATGGGGCCGATTGGACTCCTAAAATGTTTGCTGAGTTTGAGAAATACCGGGGCTACAAACTTGAGGAACATATGGACCAGTTGTTAGGACTGGGTAAGCGTAAAGATACTGGCAATCAGGTTCTGGCCGACTATAGGCAGACGCTCTCTGACATGTTGCTCAACAATTTTACTCGTCAGTGGACCTATTGGGCTCATTCTCACAATGTGACCACTCGCAATCAGGGACATGGTTCACCCGGCAATTTGATAGACTTCTATGCCTCTGTGGATATTCCTGAGATTGAGGGCTTTGGAATTACTGATTTTAAGATTCGTGGCTTACGTACAGATGCAGGCTTTACCAGTCAGAATCTGAGTGATCTGGCTACGTTGAAATATGCTTCGAGTGCAGCCCATGTCGCAGGAAAACGACTCGTGTCGAGCGAAACCTTTACGTGGTTGGCTGAGCATTTCCGTGTTTCTTTATCGCAGATGAAACCTGAGTTGGACCTAATGTTTCTTTCAGGTGTCAATCATATCTTTTTTCATGGAACAACCTATTCCCCAACGGAAGCAGCATGGCCAGGATGGAAGTTCTACGCTTCTGTTGATATGAGTCCTACCAACAGCATTTGGCGTGATGCTCCCTGGCTTATGCAATATGCTACCCGGTGTCAGAGTTTTCTTCAGATGGGACAACCCGACAATGATATTCTTGTGTATGCTCCTTTTGTTGATGCCATGCACAAAAATACGGGCGCAAATGCCAGTCGGTTGCAACTGTTTGATATCAACAAACTCTCGCAGATGATGCCTTCGATGGTGACGGCGGTGAACAATATTGGAGCCGCAGGATTGGACTGCGATTTTATTAGCGATGAGCTTCTGCTCACAACGACTTTTGTAAACGGTCAGCTTCAGACAGCGGCAGGTACACGTTATAAAGCACTGGTTGTGCCAGTGAGTACCAATATTCCTGAACCTACCAAGCAGCATCTGGATGATTTGAAGGCTCAGGGCGCTGTCATCGTCTATGACAATACCGCAGCCGGCATTGCATCACTGAATATCGCTGGTGAACAGATGCGTACTGATCTCGGTCTCCGCACTATCCGCCGTGCCAATGACGTGGGGTATCATTATTTTATAGCAAACCTTTCGTCAGAGGATATTTCCGGATGGACCTCTCTCAGCGTTCCCTTTGCCGAGGTATTGCATTACAATCCTCTCACAGGCAGAATTAGTGCCGCTGCTGTAGAGAATGGCAAAGTGTGGCTTTCGCTTCGCTCAGGAGAAAGTATGATTCTGCAAACCATCAATCATGGCGTGGAGAGAGGCTTGATTCCGCAGTCAACCGACCAGCCTTTTGTTGAGATGGCAGGTATTCCAATCCATTCGAAGTGGACGCTCACCTTTTCTGATAGCACCTATAGTGCCACACCTGCGCAAACCTATACACTTGATACTCTTTCTACATGGGAGCATCTGGATGCAACCACCTCGTCTGTCATGGGCACAGGCGTTTATGAAACCGTTTTCAATGTGAGTCCCTCTTTATTGGCAATGGCTAATAATGGTATGTGTCTCGATTTGGGCGATGTGCGTGAGAGTGCCCGCGTCTATGTTAACAATATCTTTGCTGGCTGCGCATGGAGCGCACCTTTCAAACTGGATGTTACAGGTATGCTTCACGAGGGTGACAATACCCTGCGCATCGAAGTTACCAATCTTCCAGCCAATCGTATCAGGCAGATGGATATTGATGGTACACAATGGAGAATCTTTAAGGATGTGAATATTCTTGATATTGTTAATGGAAATACCAGTCAGCAGGGAGTTACCTATAATGATTGGGAACTGGTTCCTTCAGGACTTCATTCTTTGGTGAAATTGGTGCCTCTTCGTCGGTTGTCTGACGAGTTGTCGTCAAGGCTGATCTCGTTTGTTCCGAATCTTACTGATTCTTCACCTCGCCTTTATCATCCATGTTATCAGCTTACCACACCAACGGGACTTCCCATTAGCCAACTCGAAGTGACTACAACCGATGGAAAAGCATTCAGCGCATACACTTTGAGTGATGACCATTCGCAACTGGTAGTGATGGGCGATGCCGATGGCTATATCCTACTGAAAGCTACCGATTCTGCTGGTAATAAGAGTGAGACCTACTTGACGGGGAAAGGGCTCTATTTGCAACAGACTGCCATTGATTTTACATCTGATGAGGCTCCCCTTTGTGGATGGCAGGTGATGACAAAGACTGCAGCAATACAAGGTTTTGACGTGACGTGTAACTGGTGTCGCGCTCCTGGTCAGAACGCTACTAAGAAGGCCGTGTTGGCAGACGGGGTGACAGCACAGAGTGAGTCAGCTATCTATTATTTCTACTATCCTGGCTATGGCATGGCAGTGGGTGATCATGCACAACTGACTATACCTGCTGAAACAGATGATGTGGCTCTATTGAGTTATCTTGTAGGTTCGGCAGAGAAAGCTACTTACAATCCTACCGATTCCTTATTGCTTTCTACCCGATGTGAGGAAGGAATCCAGACTATCGTGATGCCTTTAATGAGTCGAAAAGACTTCTATCTATATCGTTCCTTACAAGTTTTCCGTCCGTACAACTCCTCTTTGGGCGTATCGCCCGTTGTACTTTCTCCTGCCATGGAAACAGGTAGCTTCTATACACTCCAAGGCATCCGGGTTTCTCACCCTCAGCGAGGACTCTACATTCGTAACGGCCGCAAAATAGTAGTGCGATAA
- a CDS encoding DUF2442 domain-containing protein: MINAQGIMLSVLGHDYFLSYNRIPWMQDAPIRSVLNVQMSGPEAIEWPDLDVDLEIESLQHPERYPLIIKRNALDFVGV; encoded by the coding sequence ATGATTAACGCGCAGGGCATCATGCTCTCTGTGCTGGGCCACGACTATTTCCTGTCATACAACCGCATCCCGTGGATGCAGGACGCGCCCATCCGCAGCGTGCTGAACGTCCAGATGTCCGGCCCCGAGGCCATCGAGTGGCCCGACCTCGACGTGGACCTCGAAATCGAGAGCCTCCAGCATCCCGAACGCTATCCGCTTATCATCAAGCGGAATGCACTGGACTTCGTGGGAGTGTAA
- a CDS encoding DUF4160 domain-containing protein, with product MSPVFKRENEYIFKIFSNEEERMHIHVICGGHEAKYWLEPRVELAKNTGIPEHKLSEIKKIVEKYADSFKEQFRQHIGKRIDD from the coding sequence ATGAGTCCAGTATTCAAACGCGAGAACGAATATATATTCAAGATATTTTCTAATGAGGAGGAGCGGATGCACATCCACGTCATCTGCGGCGGCCACGAGGCCAAATACTGGCTGGAGCCCCGCGTGGAACTGGCCAAGAACACGGGCATCCCCGAACACAAACTGAGTGAAATCAAGAAAATCGTAGAGAAATATGCAGACAGCTTCAAAGAACAATTCCGCCAGCACATCGGCAAGCGTATTGATGATTAA
- a CDS encoding alpha-amylase family glycosyl hydrolase yields the protein MKKIYSLIATLFIVLSSHAQWPANYDGVMLQGFYWNSFEDTQWTKLTSQVDELSTYFNAIWVPNSAWCTDGNSMGYDPVYWFRHKSSFGQHRELTEMIKAFKEKNVSIIEDVVLNHKKPQGKKVMKDGKQVSSWIDFVEESPTIEGQKYEIKWSGADICKNDDGGYTASQGWEVTGNNDTGDDFSGFRDLDHTSANVQNNIKLYLRYLLKNLGYDGFRLDMVKGYSGYYTKLYNEAVQPKFCVGEYWDGFDAITNWINATGKTSAAFDFPFKYQLNEACKGNWGALSNKGLAGSPDWSRYSVTFVDNHDTYENESRLTGSVLAANAIILAMPGTPCIFLKHWQSYPIAIGNMILARKACGLTNQSNITEQKAVSGGYVIKTQGSKGTVLVLCGRPSYDTNGFKQIATGENFAYYVSNNINVEGLRPGTDNPYKGEIPTCVKPIEGHIYFYFQANKDFPTPYAWVWGMNEINFNTVKTWPGDAMTKVGQDSDMHDIYLWDGGEAGANMPTGIVVSNNGGKQTADFVFYNGGYYDASGYLTTPTAIEAVKSDKHSTSAKTYTLTGQQANANYRGIVIKNGKKIISK from the coding sequence ATGAAGAAGATCTACTCACTTATTGCAACACTATTTATTGTTTTATCATCACACGCTCAGTGGCCAGCCAACTACGACGGTGTGATGCTACAAGGTTTTTATTGGAATTCATTTGAAGACACCCAATGGACCAAACTAACCTCACAGGTTGATGAACTCTCCACATACTTTAATGCCATTTGGGTACCGAACTCAGCATGGTGTACTGATGGTAATTCAATGGGATATGATCCCGTTTACTGGTTCCGCCACAAAAGCTCATTCGGACAGCATCGTGAGCTCACAGAAATGATTAAGGCGTTCAAGGAGAAGAACGTAAGCATTATCGAAGATGTGGTGCTCAACCATAAGAAACCTCAAGGTAAAAAAGTGATGAAAGACGGAAAGCAGGTCAGTTCATGGATTGACTTCGTGGAAGAATCACCTACTATTGAGGGACAAAAATATGAAATCAAATGGAGCGGTGCCGATATCTGTAAAAATGATGATGGCGGATATACTGCCTCTCAAGGATGGGAAGTAACCGGCAACAACGACACTGGTGACGATTTCTCTGGTTTTCGCGATCTCGATCACACCTCTGCCAATGTACAGAACAATATCAAGCTTTATCTACGCTATCTGCTGAAGAACCTTGGCTATGACGGTTTCCGTCTTGATATGGTAAAAGGCTATTCGGGCTATTACACCAAACTGTACAATGAAGCCGTACAGCCCAAATTCTGTGTTGGCGAATATTGGGATGGCTTTGATGCCATTACCAATTGGATCAACGCTACTGGCAAGACTTCTGCCGCTTTCGATTTCCCCTTCAAATACCAACTCAACGAAGCCTGTAAAGGCAATTGGGGTGCGTTGAGCAACAAAGGTCTTGCTGGCAGCCCCGACTGGAGTCGCTACAGTGTGACCTTCGTTGACAACCATGACACCTACGAGAACGAGAGCCGCCTGACGGGTAGTGTTCTTGCAGCAAACGCCATCATTCTTGCTATGCCTGGCACTCCTTGCATTTTCTTGAAGCACTGGCAGAGCTATCCCATCGCCATCGGCAACATGATTCTGGCTCGAAAAGCTTGTGGACTTACCAACCAAAGCAATATTACCGAGCAGAAAGCAGTAAGCGGTGGCTACGTCATCAAGACCCAAGGCAGCAAAGGTACCGTACTCGTACTCTGTGGCCGTCCAAGCTATGACACCAATGGTTTCAAGCAGATTGCTACCGGTGAAAACTTCGCCTATTACGTGAGCAATAATATCAATGTGGAGGGGTTGCGCCCTGGTACCGACAATCCTTATAAGGGTGAAATTCCTACCTGTGTAAAGCCCATCGAAGGTCATATCTATTTCTATTTCCAGGCAAACAAAGATTTCCCAACACCCTATGCATGGGTATGGGGCATGAACGAAATCAACTTTAACACTGTAAAGACATGGCCCGGTGATGCTATGACTAAAGTGGGACAAGACAGTGACATGCACGACATCTACCTTTGGGATGGTGGTGAAGCAGGTGCAAACATGCCTACAGGTATTGTAGTAAGCAACAATGGTGGCAAGCAAACTGCCGACTTTGTATTCTATAATGGTGGCTATTATGATGCTTCCGGCTATCTGACTACGCCTACTGCCATTGAGGCAGTCAAAAGCGACAAGCATTCAACTTCCGCAAAGACCTATACACTCACAGGTCAGCAAGCAAATGCCAACTATCGCGGTATAGTTATAAAGAACGGAAAGAAAATTATTTCAAAATAA
- a CDS encoding alpha-amylase family glycosyl hydrolase has translation MKRILTSLTLLLSTITMMAQGWPSEYEGVMLQGFYWDSYDATKWTNLQSQADELSQSFSLVWIPQSGNCGGTSMGYDDLYWFPGHYNSSFGTEQQLRNLIATFKQKGIGTIADVVVNHRKSSSGWFGFPSETYNGVTYKMTAADVCGNDDGGKAKAEADRLGVALGNYDTGEDWDGMRDLDHTSENVQTTVKAYLHMLLEDLGYAGFRYDMVKGYSGTYTGMYNADAQPEFSVGEYWDGAVNNVTSWLRYTKIGGGRQVIESAAFDFPFRYTVRDAINGKDWRKLKNASVASQEAYRRYAVTFVENHDTEYRSASYPQDPIYRDTLAANAWLLANPGTPCIFLKHWQAYKREISAMIAVRRAVGLHNECTITPHTQQQQLFAATAVGKKGSMMVAVGNNAKTFSCDGFTKVLEGYHYAYLMDNNMETAWADVASGSYPKGLNVTLSAVTQQSNAKIVYTLDGTTPTATSETVESGTQITIPSGNVTLTAGILVGSSVSGIIKREYKVSDFSPYTIRVYVNTDQVGWTKCNYHSFGGDGSRAGTSWPGVSVTNKVTINGRDWYCNEYSINSKNDYIQFVFSTASGSPQTVDTEKLTKDAYFEVLAEKSGSKHKLKYSTTAIESTKADGSTGNQHVYSLDGRYVGSDTSTLPHGIYIVKTIDSNLQSKSRKIIIR, from the coding sequence ATGAAACGAATACTTACTTCGCTTACCCTTCTGCTTTCCACCATCACAATGATGGCACAAGGTTGGCCATCGGAATATGAAGGTGTTATGCTGCAAGGTTTCTACTGGGACTCCTACGATGCCACAAAATGGACAAATCTCCAGTCGCAAGCCGATGAGCTCTCACAAAGTTTTTCACTGGTATGGATACCTCAAAGCGGTAATTGCGGAGGAACTTCTATGGGCTACGACGACCTTTACTGGTTTCCTGGCCACTACAACAGTTCGTTCGGCACAGAGCAACAATTACGCAATCTGATTGCCACCTTCAAGCAGAAAGGTATTGGCACTATAGCCGATGTGGTTGTCAATCACCGGAAGAGTAGCAGCGGATGGTTCGGATTTCCTTCAGAAACCTATAATGGTGTCACATACAAAATGACCGCAGCCGATGTGTGCGGCAATGATGACGGTGGGAAAGCAAAGGCAGAAGCCGACAGACTGGGTGTCGCGCTCGGCAATTACGACACTGGTGAAGACTGGGACGGCATGCGAGACCTCGACCATACGAGTGAAAACGTGCAAACCACGGTGAAAGCCTATTTGCACATGTTGCTCGAAGATCTGGGGTATGCAGGTTTTCGCTACGACATGGTAAAAGGATATAGCGGAACCTATACCGGCATGTATAATGCTGACGCGCAACCAGAGTTCTCCGTTGGAGAATACTGGGATGGAGCTGTCAACAATGTCACATCCTGGCTACGTTACACTAAGATTGGCGGTGGCCGACAGGTCATTGAGAGTGCCGCCTTCGACTTCCCATTCCGCTATACCGTACGCGACGCCATCAATGGCAAAGACTGGCGGAAGCTAAAGAATGCCAGCGTTGCCTCGCAGGAAGCCTACCGTCGCTATGCCGTCACTTTTGTTGAGAATCACGACACAGAATACCGCTCGGCCTCCTATCCGCAAGATCCTATCTACCGCGACACACTGGCCGCCAACGCCTGGTTGTTGGCCAACCCTGGAACACCTTGCATCTTCCTTAAACATTGGCAAGCCTACAAACGAGAGATTAGTGCCATGATTGCCGTTCGTCGTGCCGTTGGACTTCACAACGAATGCACCATCACCCCGCACACACAGCAGCAGCAATTATTTGCCGCCACCGCTGTGGGCAAGAAAGGTTCGATGATGGTGGCAGTAGGAAACAATGCAAAGACCTTTTCGTGCGACGGATTCACTAAAGTATTGGAAGGCTACCACTACGCCTATCTAATGGACAACAACATGGAAACGGCTTGGGCCGATGTAGCTTCTGGCTCTTACCCAAAGGGATTAAACGTCACGCTGTCGGCTGTTACACAGCAGTCCAATGCAAAAATTGTCTATACCCTTGACGGGACCACGCCCACCGCTACAAGTGAAACTGTGGAAAGCGGCACACAGATTACGATTCCCTCTGGCAACGTAACTTTGACAGCGGGCATATTGGTAGGCAGCAGTGTAAGCGGTATCATCAAACGAGAGTATAAGGTCAGTGATTTCTCACCATATACCATACGCGTGTATGTAAACACAGACCAGGTGGGATGGACAAAATGCAACTATCATTCCTTTGGAGGCGATGGTTCACGTGCTGGCACATCATGGCCCGGAGTATCTGTCACGAACAAGGTGACAATCAACGGTAGAGACTGGTACTGCAACGAATACAGCATCAACAGCAAGAACGACTATATTCAATTCGTGTTCAGCACCGCATCAGGCTCACCCCAAACCGTTGACACCGAGAAGCTGACAAAGGATGCATATTTTGAAGTTCTGGCCGAAAAGAGCGGATCGAAACACAAGCTAAAATACAGCACCACGGCTATTGAAAGCACTAAAGCCGATGGTTCCACCGGCAATCAACACGTCTATTCACTCGATGGACGATACGTTGGAAGCGACACTTCTACCCTTCCCCACGGCATTTACATTGTCAAAACGATTGATAGCAACCTGCAAAGTAAGAGCAGGAAAATCATCATCAGATAA
- a CDS encoding SusE domain-containing protein — MKKFNIMASLLLGALLFAGCDADRDDNPVLDLSKPQQPIKLNTPTFANGTYDLENSESIELTCTQPSYGFPATATYVVQLSVDEDMSKPNELTTTYSSNKMNVSAKELAIATTKQLMEKRNKKQEDFPIEETVYLRIRAFIAGVTGTEALSNIVKLNKVKTKFALPDVSVPNPFYFNGKFNGNDWEKAVESVPVNGDESTQWRIAYIDTEGVQVSPVAGAPNYEEDMITTTYTCTAAGFSVSDEGIIKTTTPGWYTVIISGKVDNDKRTMNLTFSFSETEVWLIGTSIINSAAGITADNCWSEADLRNDFTKYVKFETPTEMNGEFVSPELTSPVDGDGGTRAYVKVKNNDWWKTEFFVFDKQIVYRGNGGDQERVNGKVGQKVYLNFSNDTGDLK, encoded by the coding sequence ATGAAAAAGTTTAATATAATGGCTTCATTGTTGTTGGGCGCGCTGCTTTTTGCAGGCTGCGATGCAGATCGTGACGACAATCCCGTCCTTGACCTGTCAAAACCGCAACAGCCCATCAAACTGAATACCCCCACATTTGCCAATGGCACCTACGACCTAGAGAACTCAGAATCTATTGAGCTGACCTGTACACAGCCATCTTACGGATTCCCTGCCACTGCTACTTATGTGGTACAATTGTCCGTCGATGAAGACATGAGTAAGCCAAATGAGCTGACAACCACCTATTCGTCTAACAAGATGAACGTTTCAGCCAAGGAACTGGCAATTGCAACTACCAAGCAACTCATGGAGAAAAGAAACAAGAAACAGGAAGACTTTCCTATTGAAGAGACCGTATATCTTCGTATTCGCGCTTTCATTGCCGGAGTTACTGGGACAGAAGCACTCTCCAATATCGTCAAGTTGAACAAAGTAAAGACCAAGTTTGCTCTTCCTGACGTGAGTGTTCCAAACCCATTCTATTTCAACGGGAAGTTCAACGGCAACGATTGGGAGAAAGCTGTTGAGTCTGTTCCTGTCAATGGTGACGAGAGCACACAGTGGCGTATCGCTTACATTGACACTGAGGGTGTTCAGGTGAGCCCTGTAGCTGGTGCACCGAACTATGAAGAAGACATGATTACCACTACCTATACTTGCACGGCTGCCGGATTCTCAGTCAGCGACGAAGGTATCATCAAGACTACCACACCAGGCTGGTACACCGTAATCATATCAGGTAAGGTTGACAATGACAAGCGTACCATGAATCTGACCTTTAGTTTCAGCGAGACTGAAGTATGGTTGATTGGTACAAGTATCATCAATTCTGCAGCTGGCATTACAGCTGACAACTGCTGGTCTGAAGCTGATTTGCGTAACGACTTTACCAAGTACGTGAAATTTGAGACGCCAACCGAGATGAACGGTGAGTTCGTTTCGCCTGAACTGACCAGTCCAGTAGATGGAGACGGTGGAACACGTGCTTACGTGAAAGTAAAGAACAACGACTGGTGGAAGACAGAGTTCTTCGTATTCGACAAACAGATTGTCTATCGTGGCAATGGTGGCGATCAGGAACGCGTCAACGGTAAGGTTGGCCAGAAAGTATATCTGAACTTCTCTAACGACACTGGTGACCTGAAATAA
- a CDS encoding RagB/SusD family nutrient uptake outer membrane protein — protein MKLKYILPAAAFACSCFMTSCVKDLEVNNANPQQVSNFNEDYIFNKIYGNLVLTGQTGPNGDSDLDDIDEGTSNMIRQLWNANELTTDEAHCFWNDPGLPEFNHNAWSDSHPMMKALYYRLMFGVTICNFYLDNATGGDAATKQKRAEARFMRALHYYYLMDLYANPPFLTTLSSENAPQIMRADLYAFLESELKDVIGEGSSDEILADARTTNYGRADKAAGYLLLARLYLNSEVYTGTAHWSEAKTYADKAIGTSYKLCTTPNNGFSPYQLLFMGDNDTNGAQDEIILPALHDGEKTQTWGGSLFLIASMYNVDEVADLDLYGATKADGTPVTGFGTSENWAGIRARKQFVQAFFPKANKDSDVPQGAQKDVVAKAGDDRALFFTKEHTLNMTDETKWTSGFTYVKFTNIHADGTSSHHAGGQFVDTDFPMLRLAEAYLISAEADARLNGGTCTAEGYNRIKALHDRANLTATNPLKNQTTFTLDDIIKEWSREFGFEGQRRMHLIRFGMYGGQSAYTWQWMGGSENGTQFDARFNIFPIPNSELNANRNLKQNEGF, from the coding sequence ATGAAACTGAAATATATATTGCCAGCTGCCGCTTTTGCTTGCTCCTGCTTTATGACATCGTGCGTAAAGGACTTGGAAGTAAACAATGCGAATCCACAGCAGGTATCAAACTTCAATGAAGACTACATCTTCAATAAGATCTATGGAAACTTGGTTCTGACAGGTCAGACTGGTCCTAATGGCGATTCCGACCTTGATGATATTGATGAGGGAACCTCAAACATGATTCGCCAACTTTGGAACGCTAACGAATTGACCACAGACGAGGCACATTGTTTTTGGAACGACCCTGGTCTTCCTGAGTTTAACCATAATGCATGGAGTGATTCCCACCCCATGATGAAAGCGCTGTACTATCGCTTGATGTTCGGTGTCACTATTTGCAATTTCTATCTGGATAATGCCACAGGAGGTGATGCTGCGACAAAACAGAAACGCGCCGAAGCCCGTTTCATGCGTGCCCTACACTATTATTACCTGATGGATCTCTATGCTAACCCGCCATTCCTCACAACTCTTTCAAGTGAGAATGCACCTCAGATTATGCGTGCTGACTTGTACGCCTTCCTTGAAAGCGAATTAAAGGATGTGATAGGTGAAGGTAGCAGTGACGAAATACTGGCAGACGCACGCACTACAAACTATGGACGTGCAGACAAAGCTGCCGGTTACCTATTGCTGGCACGTCTGTATTTGAATTCAGAAGTCTATACTGGTACTGCACATTGGAGTGAGGCCAAGACCTATGCCGACAAGGCTATTGGCACAAGCTACAAACTTTGCACTACTCCAAACAATGGATTCAGCCCTTATCAGCTTTTGTTCATGGGCGACAACGACACCAATGGTGCCCAGGACGAAATTATCCTTCCTGCCCTGCATGATGGCGAAAAAACCCAGACTTGGGGCGGTTCTCTATTCCTGATAGCTTCAATGTACAATGTTGACGAAGTGGCTGATTTAGACCTCTATGGTGCAACGAAAGCCGACGGCACCCCTGTAACAGGTTTCGGAACTTCTGAGAACTGGGCTGGTATTCGTGCACGCAAGCAGTTTGTACAGGCATTCTTCCCAAAAGCAAACAAAGATTCTGACGTTCCTCAGGGTGCTCAGAAAGACGTGGTTGCCAAAGCAGGAGACGACCGTGCACTGTTTTTCACGAAAGAGCACACTTTGAACATGACCGATGAAACGAAATGGACAAGTGGTTTTACCTATGTAAAATTCACCAACATTCATGCCGATGGCACATCAAGCCACCATGCCGGTGGACAGTTCGTGGACACCGACTTCCCCATGCTACGACTGGCTGAGGCCTATCTGATTTCAGCTGAAGCTGATGCCCGTTTGAATGGTGGAACCTGTACCGCTGAAGGTTATAACCGCATTAAAGCTCTGCACGACCGTGCTAACCTCACTGCAACCAACCCACTAAAGAACCAGACCACCTTTACACTTGACGACATCATCAAAGAGTGGTCGCGCGAGTTCGGTTTCGAAGGCCAGCGCCGCATGCATTTGATTCGCTTTGGTATGTACGGCGGACAAAGCGCCTATACCTGGCAATGGATGGGTGGTAGCGAGAATGGTACACAATTCGATGCTCGCTTCAACATCTTCCCTATTCCAAACAGTGAACTGAATGCAAACAGAAATCTGAAACAGAACGAAGGATTTTAA